TCGCTCACGCGTCCCTGGGAATCTACCAGCACGATGCCGTCTTTGGATTGCGCGATCAGATTGCGCAGTTTTTCTTCGCTGTGCCGCAATTCAATTTCCGCGTGTTTGCGTTCGGTGATGTCTACGCACGACCCCGTCATCCGAATCGCGTGGCCGGTGGCATCGCGCTCGCAATTGCCATCGTCGTGCCAGCAAACATACGCGCCATCACGGCGGCGGACACGATAATCAATGTCATAGGTCGCGTCGTATTGCAAATGGCGATTCAGCGCGTCCAACACGCGCGCCCGATCATCTGGATGCAAGATGTCTTCCCACGCCGCCATTGTTCGTGGAAATTCCCCGGGTGTGTACGCGAGCATGTCGTCAATCGCGCCGGACCATTCTAAAATGCCGGTCGCAAGGTCCCATTCCCACAATGCCGCTTTGCCTGCCGAGGTCGCGCGTTTCAGGCGCGCTTGTTCTTTCAGCCAGCGCGGGCGCGATTCAAGATGCTCGATCCAGTGAACGAGTGTGGCTTGGGCGAGGCGCTGCTCTAGGAGTTGCTCCGGTGGCACAAAGTATGGATTGGCGTGAATCGTCGCGCCAATCGCGGCGCGGGGATGCGTGCGTAACACATCGAGGAGCAGTTCGGCGGAAAAGCGGCGGCGGTCGAATTGGCAAATGGCAAGCGCGCGCTGATTCGGAAAAAATTGATTGAGCTTGGCTTCGTACTCGATCAAGCGCGTCGAACCGGGCAAATCTTGCAACGTCCAGGTCATTTCACTCGTTACGCGGAGCGCGCGGTATCCGTGGTCAAGCGCCGCGCGCGTTTCCGATTCCAGCCACGCGATCATCTGATCGGGATCGAACGCGCCCTCGCGCATGTAGGCGTCGTGCGTGATCAACAACTCGAACTGTCCGCGCTCGATGAATGGTTCGACCAGCAGACCATCCTCGCGCAAATAGCCCAGGATCGTTTTGCCGCCGTCTGCATCAACGATGCACACTACTTTTTCGTCGCGTTCCAACCCTTGGCGAATGAATGGTGTGAGGATTGTGCGATGTTCGTACTCGTCCGCGTACAGCAGACACAAGTGATCGCCCGGTCCCAAATCGGTTAACGTGCTCGGTGCGTCGGTCATCATGGCGCGCCTCTCCAGGCAGATTGCCCCTCTACTTGTATTATACGACCGGCGCGGTCAAAAACAAAATAGCGTGAGAGTTTCTCTCACCCTGATTCGCGCTATCTCAGTACAACGTTTGTCCAAGCTTTGATCCACTCATCGCGATTGGTATCAATCTCGGCGGGCGAGACCAGCGCGGGTTTCTTGGGTTTCTCCGCGAACTTGAAAAAGTCCGGCAATTTCGCGTCGCTCATCACGGGAAAGACAAACATCTGCGACGGCACGTCTTCCTGGAATTTCGTCGTCAGCATAAAATCCACAAACTTGCGCGCGAGGTCTGGGTTCTTGGCGCCTTTCAACACGCCGACAAATTCGATTTGCCGAAAGCATGTATCGTCGCCGAGAATGTTGCCGGTCGGCGGCGTGGTCATTTTGCCGTTCGAGAAAAATACTTCGGCGGCGGGACTCGTCGCGTAACTCAATACGATGGGACGGTCGCCGCCCTTGCCGCCCCAGGTGGACTTGGCATAGTACGCGTCGCTCCAGCCCTCGGTGATGAGCACATCATTCGCGCGCATTGCCTTCCAGAAATCGAGGTACTTGTCCTTGCCGAAATGTCCGACGGTCGCGAGCAGGAAGGCGAGACCCGGCGAGGAGGTTGCCGGATTCTCGATGACGGTGAGCGATTTGTACTGCGATTTGGTCAGATCTTCGAGCGATTGCGGCGGCGGGAGATTTTTCTTTTCAAAGTACGCGCGGTCATAGTTCATGCACACGTCGCCGTAATCTACCGGGGTCAGTTGGAAATTCGCGTCGAGCGCGAACTCGGCGAGAATTTTCGATGCGCTTGCCGGTTTGTACGCGTCAAAGATGTCGGCTTTGATCGCGCGCGAGAGGAACGAATTGTCCACGCCAAAGAATGCGTCCGCGAGTGGATTGCCTTTGGCGAGAATCGCCTTGTTGAGTGACGCGCCCGCGTCGCCCGACTTGAGGATTTTCACTTTGGCGTTGTTCGCCGTTTCGAATTCCTTGATGACGCTTTCCGATGCTTCGAACGAATCGTGCGTCATCACGACGAGATC
This portion of the Chloroflexota bacterium genome encodes:
- a CDS encoding thiamine ABC transporter substrate-binding protein, giving the protein MFIRVLFIALATSLALVACAPGTPAPTPTATPITAPTAGAVPTFQPARDLVVMTHDSFEASESVIKEFETANNAKVKILKSGDAGASLNKAILAKGNPLADAFFGVDNSFLSRAIKADIFDAYKPASASKILAEFALDANFQLTPVDYGDVCMNYDRAYFEKKNLPPPQSLEDLTKSQYKSLTVIENPATSSPGLAFLLATVGHFGKDKYLDFWKAMRANDVLITEGWSDAYYAKSTWGGKGGDRPIVLSYATSPAAEVFFSNGKMTTPPTGNILGDDTCFRQIEFVGVLKGAKNPDLARKFVDFMLTTKFQEDVPSQMFVFPVMSDAKLPDFFKFAEKPKKPALVSPAEIDTNRDEWIKAWTNVVLR